ttgtaagactgatccatcctacaaatgcattgaaatgccagatccgtctttctggtgtcatctggaaaaatggatccggctgttcaaattattttttttcagaaggacggatctggcattcaggcaagtcttcgttttttttgggccggagataaaaccacagcatgctgcggtattatctccgtcctgatcaaTCAAAAAGACTGTACTGAAGACAGGGgcgtagcgactgctacctctgcaccccctatagctaccgggcccaggagcctgagggggcccaaagaccctttagccacataagaagacactggtattatagaaagtgtatgcaagttacacctctggctagacagaaagggttaggttaagaattcggtatggaggagggggggggggggcagtttcaatttttgcctcatgcagcacgaaggtttgagggaaggggggcccaagctgaactcttgcaccagggcctatgagcctttagctacgcctctgactgaagacatcctaatgcatcctgaacggattactctccattcagaatgcatggggataaaactgatcagttcttctccggtatagagcccctgtgacggaactctatgccggaaaggatagacgctagtgtgaaagtagcctaagggttgtTTTACACACGCAgctgtttttgatgcagttttgtgagtcaaaccagaagtggatccaaataCTTAGAAAGAACTGCCAGACTGCGTGAAGTCAATAATGGCCTTTATTTGCaaaatttatataaataaaatgtttaaaaattgtgacatcactggaagAGAACACAATGGCAGCAATTTATAATAGTCCAATAAGCGTAAAAAAACtgagtaaagtgcaagtgcaaaaagtACAAAAGAAGTCTATATCCAGAGAATCGGTTACCCATGATGTGGCTCCTCCGGGATGGCGCCATTTCAGtgaaccttcgtctgggggtccaGTAGGAGGGAGAAGTAGAAGTCCTTCCTTtagaatccacttctggctttggcaaaaaaaaaactgcaggaacTTTTTATCCCTTCAAAAAACTGTGTATGAAAGGCACGAAATTTGGCTTACAGTGTACTCTATCTGTCGGCACAACAGAGGAAACAGCAGTTATTGCTGACGGCTCTGGTTGGCCTCACGTTTCCGCTACACCGGCCTCTGTAGGCTCTGGCTCAGTAGGAATCATACAGATGGGAGTTGAGGGCATGAGGTCCTATGATAAAACAATTTATAGAACTCAATCATTTTATGGAAACCACATGTCACTCTCCTCAGTATCGCTAATATAgtgcagattaaaggggttctcctataGTTAAataatgatgacctgtcctcaggataggtcataaatatcagtcTGATGGGCAGCCGACTCCCAACATCCTCGCCGATCAGCTATTGGAAGAGGTCGCAGTGCTCGGGCCACCACAGTGCCTCATCCTCTGCCTGTGACATTACATCCGTCAGTCAAATAGCCTttttgcagctcagtctcattcaggtGAGTGGAACTGAgacgcaataccaagcacagccactatataacgCATGGCGCTGTGTTTTGTACACAGCGCTCACGCCAGCAacatggtctcttcaaacagctgatcgatgggatgctgaggataggccatgagTGATTaactcggaaaacctctttaacattCAGAAAGGATGCACATGTGAAATTGTCTATCTGTGAAATGCGTATCTTGGTGCGTCTAACTTGCAGCAGCTACTTTTCCATTGTAGGAGCTAGTAGAGAAGCTTTATCATTTTCGGGACCACTATTTTGAAACCCACAGTGTGGAAGATGCTATTCGGAAACAGTTTGATGTGAAGGAAGAAATGAAGCGGACCATTGCCTTGATGGATGAGACTGATGGTAAAGAAGAACAATGTCAGCCTTTCTGCTCTAGGGAAGACTTGTCCTCCTGTTCATATTGTGTCTGTTTCTCTCTTGTAGATGCCTGGAAGAACAAGGCCTTCTTCTTAATGCTGAAGGGGAAGGCTCTGAATGTCACACCCAGCTATTGCCTGGAAGCTGAGGAAATGCTTTCAAAGGCAGTTAAATTGGACCCGGGGCTGGTAGAAGCTTGGAATCAGCTCGGAGAAGTATACTGGAAGAAAATGGATGTGACTGCTGCAAAGACTTGCTTCTTGGGTGCTCTAAATCATGTAAGAATTGATAAGACGTATAAGAACGTCTAATAATAAGCCTGTATTGTAGGGATCTTCGCTCCTTTAGATGCGAATCTTATTTTTCTTCCATTTTCATATTAAAGTGTAAGAACAAAGTCTCACTGCGAAACCTCTCAATGGTGATGCGGCAACAGCGCGCACAAGATGCGGATGAAAATTCTCGAAATATCATGGACAGTGTAAAGCAAGCCAAGCAAGCAGTTCAAATGGATACAAGAGATGGCACTTCCTGGTGTAAGTTTTATGCATGTATCGATCCACAGAATAGGTGATAAGTGTATGATTACtgggggtcctgtgtcccccTTTTAATAGAGTGGCGGTTACGTATGCGTACTACTGGTGAAAGTGTCAGTCACTGTTCCAAGATTGGCAGAGATAGTCAAATGCAATGATTGGCTATCTACATCAGTCCTACGAACAGTGACTGGTGTGGTGTTGCGCATGTGTAAGCACCCTTTCTTTAAGATGGGGTACTTAGGACTCCCATTCTACATAGTGGAGGGAGCCTTTTGTTTCTGACTCCAAAAAATGTGTATCGGATGCGGACTAATAATAcgtttgtgtgtgtgtcagccTTAAGGCCTTTTTACACGGACCGATGATCGTGAATGAACATTCACTGGATCATTGCTGTCTGTAGGCCACTCCTGATCAGCAAaagctcattaaaggggttttccctatcatggacaatggggggcatattgctaggatatgcccccattgtctgataggtgcgggtcccacacctacactgagaacgaAGCTCCGCAAGTTGTGGAAGCCTCACTCCAcagtctccattcatttctaaggggctgcCAAAAAAAGCAAAGCACTGGCTCAGCTTTTTCCGTcttctccatagaaatgaatgcattGTGCACTCCCATTTactactatggggagagcgctcggtggtggccggaccggggAAACCCgcggtcctccagccaccacctttccAGCTCAGTTCTCAGTGTCGGTGTGGGTCCCATcctcattgtctcagatgggaataccccttgaaGTACCTAAAGAGAACACATTCTACCCTCTGGAGGTGAAGTGCTTGTTTGGATTTTATATTTTATCACTCAGCATGTAGACTTAGGCCATGTTGAGATTTTCCATGAACAACCTCCACAACACACCTGATCTGTACTGCGGTCTGGGAAGTTTTGGATGTTCGTTAGTGGTTTGCTTATTGATGCTGcactgtgtattattattttttttgtttgctttcacAGATATCCTTGGCAATGCCTATCTATCTCTGTTCTTCTGCACTGGCCAAAATCCCAAAATTTCTCAGCAGGCTCTAAATGCGTATGTACAGGCGGTGAGTtcctaaaatatgttttttcccCACATGTTTTTAATCTATCATCCTACAGAGCCAGCCGTAAGGAAACCTCTTAACTGACTGATGGTAAACCAGTGCAGCATGTTAAGTAGCAAGATCCTTGATATACTGCCCTAGGAACCGCTCAGTAAACCACTGGATTGTAACAGCTATGGTCAGGATCATGTACTGAACCGATAAGATTTTGAGAGCAATCATATCACTAATTTTCTTCTGTTTGCAGAATATACAGACTGCCTTTACACACTGATCCATCATCACGTATTTACGTATTGCAGGGATGCAGATAACCTTCAGAGGACTGAGGCCATCATTGAAAATGAGTTATAATAAAATCCTAGCTAGACAATGTATGGTGGTGGGAATGAAAAAGTCAATGCAACAAAGCAGGCCAATTGTATGAATGGGTGTGTAAGATGCATAGGGAGTATGTTTGCCCATAAGTGGCTTCATTAAGAAGCTAATTTGTGGCTAATGCTCCAACTAATTTTGAAATATCCAGTCACAAGAAGTGACGATGTTAGGAAATTTGCTTTCGATAACATTTATCGAAGCTGTCCACATCTATTAAGGAATGGAGAGGTTCAGTGGGTGCTACTGCTCACTTTTTCTTAGTTATTGGAAAGGGTTATTCTGTGTGGCTTTTCGGAGTGTTTTATAcgaatgacctatccagaggcaccctcactgatcagcctttgaagaggccacagcactctggtgagcactgcagcctcttcctaggccagtgacatcactcccAACGGTTACATagcctaggcctgtgatggcttactgacactccagctgtggtaaaactacaactcccaagatgtacacttactTGGCtggtctcagaactccatagaaatgaatgaagcatgctgggagtggtagtttcaccacagctgtagtgctggaggttagccatcactggcctaggcgcagctcagtcctattcaagttaaTAGGGCTCAGCTGCGATCCAATAGGAGGCTCCAAGGAGGCCACTTTAAACAGTGGATCGGCAGGGGTACCAGgcatcagacccccaccaattacatactgatgacctatcctgaggataggtcatcagtataaaacacccaGAAATCCCTTTAATCCTTtcactaccagcgccgtacatttaCGGTGCTGGAGCGATTTGGGAACACTGCGCCCGCTCTCACGTGCAGTGGGTGTCATGGCCGGCAAATCTAATTACCGTGGTAATAATGCCAATCGTGGTATTTAAAGGTTTTAGATGCCGTGAttaagtgagatcacggcatctaaatgcgcaaaaaccccCGAAGCTTGCACTTCCAGGCTTCCTACAGACACCCCCTGCGGCCAATGAGGGCATCGGTAGTTGTGCTGAACACTATGAGCCTCGCTGACAAGGCTGATAGTGTTCATGCTGCCCCAGATAGCAGGCCAGGATaacaaattagcaattttcagtccaaaccccattttaaaaatccctgatagtaCAAAATTTTAAAGTAAAAAACATGGTTTATAgtctcatatatgagcttcaaaatcatcacaaaaaaatacataaaaattatatataaaaaaatagaagctTAAATTGCCCCCTTTccgtaaattaaaaaataaatattaacatcatgggtatcgccgGAATGGCctatttgccttttttttattttattgcttctcttaccccaaaaagttataaaatgtgatcaaaaagttacacacactccaaaatggtatcaataaaaactactgattgttccacaaaaaatgagcccctaaacagctcagtagacaaaaTTATAAGgaagttatgggggtcaggatatggtgatgtaaaaaaaaaaaattagacctaAAGAAACCTATACATATTTGTATACATATTTACTGCATAcaaaacgctgtgggaacaatacccgtaaaacagtggaggaattgcgttatttttttattttattttttctaattccaccccatttggaatttttttttatctcttcccactacattttatgccataattaatggtggcattaaaaagtacaacttgtcccgcaataaataagcccacatacagatatgtgaacagaaatataaaaaaggtatggctcaaggaagatggggaagaaaaatgaaaacgcaaaaatgaaaaacctcTGGTAGTGAAAAGGTTAATCAGTATGTCTTCCAGTAATTTCCTAGCGTATTTTAAAAGTAGTTTAACTGACCATAGTTTAGCTGGCTGTGAAAGTAACAGTGATCTGGTATAATGTAAAGATGGCTGCTTCTGACCAGTGCAAACCTCTCCTTTAGTTAAAGGGTTGTTCCAGTTTCATACTGGTTGAATCTGCCATTACTTTATAATGGGTGTGATTCTGACCTTTTGAGACCCTCAGCAGTCCGATTAATACTCGGATCACAGCGCTGATTCCCAGCTCATTGACCACTCACTGTGCAAGTAAACTGCGGCACAACTCAAGTGCACCACTCTACttggttttttttagtttttttccccctgGTTAGGACTGCTGTACAGGTTAAAACAATAAAGGGGCCCCaaccattcattcattcattcattcattctctGAATCATTGGGGGTCCCAGAACAATATGCAATCACTTTGAGGTGATAACACACCTTTAAAAATGTTTGGACATGCATCTTTCCCggctagtagtagtagtagttgttgTTGTTgaaagcaccattaattccatggaGCTGAACTTGATGTGTTACACATAATATAAAATGCAAATACAATAAACAGACTGTTacagaggggagaggaccctgtccgCGAGAGCTTACAATCTTCAAGGTAGTAGTTGTTAAAGGATGGACATTTTTGGCACATTCACAAGATATGAATATTCAGAGAGGGCTCACCTGTATAATCAAGAGTGGAAGTGGGTGCACCTACcaagaggattcacccaatcctctaagGTAAAAAGTGGCAGGATCAGAAGAAAGAGtggtagggcacaccaatatTCGGAATCACAAGGATAGttacaatattttattattaggtGACATACACTGTTGAATAGCAcacgtaaaaattaaaaactataaaatacaataaaataataaaacaagcaTACAAATCAATAgtcttatagatatatataaatatgctaATATTTGCCCTAAAGTCAATTTAAACTATTCAAATTGACTTTAGGGCAAATATtagcatatttatatatataagactaTTGATTTGTAtgcttgttttattattttattgtattttatcgtTTTTAATTTTTACGTGTGCTATTCAACAGTGTATGTCacctaataataaaatattgtaaCTATCCTTGTGATTCCGAatattggtgtgccctaccaCTCTTTCTTCTGATCCTGCCACATTCACAAGATATGTCCTAAATATCTGCATATGGAAGGGTGCACATCAGACCTGCTCCTAGTTCAAGAATGGGGCTCTGTCACTCCTGGCTAGGAATGGAGAGGTGACCTCATATACACAGCTCCCTCCATCAAACTGAAACTAGCCTAGTCggtgtgcttggctattttcgaaaGTGCTGATGAAGCGAATGGAGAGAGCCGTACAAGTGTGTCCACATCTCCATTCTAGGCCGGGTGTAACAGAGATCCGTTTTTTAGATAGATGCGGGCCCCAGAGAATGGATCCCCACATATTGGACGTGTATGTCTGTGCATGTGCCATAAATGTTCTAAGTGAGAATGCTCCTTTAATGTACTTTCACTGGAAGTTACAGCAGACAAATATCATGAGAGATAAAGTGGTTGTCCAAATTATTTTCAGAAGCCTCTAAGTGTTATGTACTTTCCAAGGATTTCATGCTTTCACCACTTATGCAATCACAAAAAATGTCTTCTATCATAGGAGAGAGTGGACAAGACTGCCTCCAGTAATCCAGATTTGCACCTCAACCGAGCAACGGTAAGTGTTCAAGTAGTGAAGGTAATATCTAGGATGGTAAACCATTCGATTTTTATGGTTTCGATTCTTTTACCGTCTTCCTTGGGGTAGATGGTTATACAATTCACCATCATTGATATTCTATTACTATTGTGGAACAGGATGAACTATAGTGTACATTATCTTACATAGCGTTGCATTCAAGTGTTCACCTGACCGAAATGTTGCAGGCAACAATAAGCCGCCAGTCCGATCTATGGGCCCTGCAAGAGATTGGATTGCAGGACTATGTCGGCAATTATATTCCACTATATTCAATTTAATTCATTATGAAATATCTGGCATTTTTCCATCCTTTGGATTCAGTGGGAGAACTGATGGGAAAATGGATGCAAGTTCAAATATTATGGACATCACTCGTCATCAGGCAGTTTTTGAGTGCACTTTAGCTGGTGATTCTTTTTAGTATAATGGATATTATTCTTGGAACTTCTCAGGGTCCATACTGTACGCTTGGAGCGGCACTCTCTGCTTCATCGACTCCTAGCTTCAGTATGGGCAGCCTGGCTGAAATGGACTTATTGACTCAAACAAGAATTGTAGATCAAAGCCTCCAATACTGATGACAGGTTCTGCAGTTTGTGGTCTTCTGATaaaataaagcaagaggtacACTTTGTTTGACACCATATGAATCTGGTTGAATATAAAAATTGTGTTCTTTTCCATTCAGTTGTGCAAGTATGAGGAGAACTATCAAGGAGCACTCGATGGGTTTTCTCGAGCTGCAGCTCTGGAGCCATCTTGGACTGAACCTGTTATGAGGGAAGAACAATTACTTGATTACCTGGGCAGGTTGTGTGGTCTTCTCAGCAATAAGGTATCCCCTCCGCCCTGAACACCAGCAGATCTTTCTGGTTAATTTATAGGGGTACTCTGGTAGGTACaaatcctactgctgggacccccactgatcacgagaacaggggccccACGTGTgcggccactccattcatttctgtagtAGTTCCAGAGATGGCCAAGTACAGCGCTCCACTATCTctggaactcctatagaaatgaatggagcgaccGGCCGCTCTGGTCATTTTAGGGGAGCAGCATGGGGCCTGCAGGGGGCATGTTTttgtgattggtaggggtcctgtggataggggatatctTGTACCTACTGGAATACTCCTAACTGCTGTTATGGAGCTAAACTAGAGAAGTGGTACATGGTTAAATTGGGACAGATGTAGAATAAGGGAATGAAGGACATGGTGGCAGCTGTAGATTTAGTTGGTAGGTGAAAGATAACTGGTATTACCAGGCTAATAAGAGCTAAGAAAACATGTGTCCCGCTATAGGGATATTGTAGAAGTAGCCATGCAATCTGCACCATAcattcagataaaaaaataaaaaaatttaaaagcacatgtgacctctcctgacatgtctgctttaataACTACATGCATCTTATCACTCTATtatgtgccatttctttattatttctcgtagaagttatgaataaatgacTAGCAGTTTGCAGTTAAGGTCCAGAAGAgtgttactagttgggggtgtgtccctacacagtctgacacttaCAGCTCTGATTAGATAAggtcaaactgtgcagggacatctGGGTATTTAttgcaaacttctagcaggaataataaaggaatagcacatcaCAAagtaataagaatagatgctgcagaattacAAGGTGGATGCAAgcagttactaaagcagacatgtcaggagaggcttcagacagtgttccctctaagcgtcTGCTGAGCaagaacacagtgataactctctgagtacagataatgtagtagatgttacctgcagtcctatgtaacaccacagataatacagtgcTAACGTATTAGATGGTCATAACTCTGACCTTTTAAAAAGCACTAGGATGGTTATGATCCTTGGCACGCAACAAAGCCGATcctctaaggctgggtttacatcgTGTTCTTCCTAtctgtttaacatatacaaaaaatctatacgttaaacggatgcctcagactgataccaaacagtggcatccatttaccattaaaaaaaaagtgtactttattttattttttgccggactctgcaggatacaagaacgtggtgtgctgcgtttttgtatacttttttattatatatatgtatgtcaaactgaggcataaaacgtgatgtgaacccaccctaaccctTCTTGATGTCCATCTATACATGTCCCAGTTCCACCCAGTCCCCTTTGGGCCTAACAAAATTGAATCCCCCCTTGCAGTATAATGCCTCCTTTAgtagcccctcacagtagtgccgGCCCCTGAATTgttaataaaattttaaaaaaagtctgGTCACATGAGCAATgacatcaggaaggtcctttagcccactagGAAACACCATCTACTCTGTTCTGAGTTCTGGGGCCGcccaccccagcagtgcacaAGCGGAtcttgtctgcattgctggggtaaatTGCCCTACAATTCAGAACAGGCAGTTTGTTGAAGTCCAGGTCTCCGGCTGCGGCGGTGagcaggcctacagaggtcctGAGTGGTGGCACTATGGAAGCTGCGCAGCTTAAAGGGAACACTGGCTACACATCCtctctaatgcctcattcacacgtcggtgatttccatcagtgattttgagccaaaaacaggtgcagatcttttccttataccctttgtctgtggaggctccaatcctggttttgggtcattcactgatggaaatcactgacgtgtgaatgaggctttagggcaATTCCTTCTCATCAAGACAGATTACCTTGTTAAACCTTGCTGATCTACTTAATTACTTTTCTTACATATGCTTACACAGGGAAAGATCCGTGGTAAACGACTACAGAACATGCTGAGTAGTTTAAGTCCTGGGCTTCTGGGTCATTATGGAAGTTCTGGTGGATTACAGTTAAAGCCCTTAAgtgctctgcagccaggaaaaaatCCTGGCTGTGTGGTGCTTGGGAGGGTTGTTTTCAGCCTGGTGCCTGAGGAGCGAGTGCCATTGTGAGTATTAGTCTGTTCCTGTATACAGCCATGACATGTCCGATTTACTAATACCATGCTGTCAGGCAGATCAGAGTCGGCATTTACATGTTACCAATATTCACAATGTGTTTTGAATCACTTTCCGCCCATGAttaacagttttctttttttttttttccccccctcctAATTTGTCCACATTTACATTGGGCTGTGCATTATTTTTTTGATCGATATAATTAAGTATGACCAGAGTTACTGGAAGTAAGTCCAGTATCACCTAAGTAAAAGATGTGATCCTTTTAGTTATTTATTATGTCATTTTTCACTAACCTAATAACAAGCTAACCTGAAAAACATGTTCAGTGCCATTCTCAAAATTGTAACTTCCTGGCTGTTTGAGGGCCAGAACTTGGAATAGGTGGAAATCTATACATTGTGTACATTCATCTCCAGAAGCCTGATGGCGTTTTGTATAATGACTAATTGATACCAAGCCACTAGGGATAAATATTAGGACGCTATAGCGCGTGCAGCCGATCCACAAGTACTCCATCCACGCTTTGTGAAGCCACAGCATAAATCTGCAACATGCCAATTTACTCTGCAGGTTTTACCCGTGACTTTCAACCTTTGCAATCTAAAGGTTGAAAGCAGAGGAGGACCCGCTCTGATGCTGGCAGTGTCTTAGGAAACACCAGCccattttggtttttttttgcggtggaaGTTTTTGACCACATCAGCTGTGGATTTCCGCTAAGTGTGGCTGTACTCTTAGTCATGTATTTCCAGTGCTGCCGTGTGGGACAATGTGAAACAACTGGTTTTAGTAATTTAAATGAAATCTGTCACCAAAACAGCCCCCTTTATTTTGGTAGATAAAGTCTCCAGGTGCTCTTGCTCTTGAGCAGGCTCCTGGACGTCTACTCGGGGTGCCATTAAAAACCACAtcctatatgtaaatgagggtccTGCCTGGATGATTAGCCCTACTTAATTTACAAAGAGAATGTGCTTTTCATGTGGAGCCCCCACTAGCTTGTTTTTCTCAGATgtccaaacttaaaggggttttccgagactttcaTGCTGATGAATAGATCCTCAgaatttgatcagtgggggtctgacaccctggaccCCCGTCGTTCAGCTGTTTTGTGAAGGTACcagtgctcacagtagcg
This portion of the Bufo gargarizans isolate SCDJY-AF-19 chromosome 1, ASM1485885v1, whole genome shotgun sequence genome encodes:
- the TTC5 gene encoding tetratricopeptide repeat protein 5 isoform X1, with the translated sequence MAEGGAETEAEVRGRVQELVEKLYHFRDHYFETHSVEDAIRKQFDVKEEMKRTIALMDETDDAWKNKAFFLMLKGKALNVTPSYCLEAEEMLSKAVKLDPGLVEAWNQLGEVYWKKMDVTAAKTCFLGALNHCKNKVSLRNLSMVMRQQRAQDADENSRNIMDSVKQAKQAVQMDTRDGTSWYILGNAYLSLFFCTGQNPKISQQALNAYVQAERVDKTASSNPDLHLNRATLCKYEENYQGALDGFSRAAALEPSWTEPVMREEQLLDYLGRLCGLLSNKGKIRGKRLQNMLSSLSPGLLGHYGSSGGLQLKPLSALQPGKNPGCVVLGRVVFSLVPEERVPFTFGLVDTEGTCYAIMVYNMVESWGVLIADSVTIPEPHLKQHTIQHKGQTSAFQSIRVDSPVRLLVNGKPQGPSTQASATVAYRPQSE
- the TTC5 gene encoding tetratricopeptide repeat protein 5 isoform X2, translated to MKRTIALMDETDDAWKNKAFFLMLKGKALNVTPSYCLEAEEMLSKAVKLDPGLVEAWNQLGEVYWKKMDVTAAKTCFLGALNHCKNKVSLRNLSMVMRQQRAQDADENSRNIMDSVKQAKQAVQMDTRDGTSWYILGNAYLSLFFCTGQNPKISQQALNAYVQAERVDKTASSNPDLHLNRATLCKYEENYQGALDGFSRAAALEPSWTEPVMREEQLLDYLGRLCGLLSNKGKIRGKRLQNMLSSLSPGLLGHYGSSGGLQLKPLSALQPGKNPGCVVLGRVVFSLVPEERVPFTFGLVDTEGTCYAIMVYNMVESWGVLIADSVTIPEPHLKQHTIQHKGQTSAFQSIRVDSPVRLLVNGKPQGPSTQASATVAYRPQSE